TCGGCGGCACGCCAATTTTTGTCGGCTTTGCAAAATCCGAATAAGGACGAAGCCGCCCGGCAACTGTATCCGTTGCTGAATACCGAAAAGTCCGGCAACGGTTCGGTATTGCTGCAGAACCATTTAAGCAACTTCGGCTTGGAGGCCTTGTTGCAGGTGCCGAATATTGCCGACGACGGCGTCGTGGTCACCGCCGCGCAGTTGGCCAATGTGTTCGCAGCGCTGAACGTCGACAGTTTCAGTTGTGCCCGGCCGGCGCAGGAACAAGGTCAGCCAATGGCGAATATCGGCATCATGCTGTTCGCAACCAAACCGGGTAGCCCGCGCGAAAAGGGTGGAGCGCTGGAATTCGAGCTGGTGCAGGGCAAGATCGGCCGCTTGGCGTTTCAACACCCGTCGTTTCGCGATTTCGAACAAAATCTGGCGGATTATCCGGATCTGGGCGGCTGCCGGATAGACGCCGAATTCATCAACCGGCTACATTGACCTGAAATAAGCGATGCCGATTACGCTAAACCGGAAAAAAACCTTGATTGCCGTCGCGGCAGTATCCGCTGGCGCGGCGGCGTATGCGCTAGCCGGTTTTTATCTGCTGCCGAAAATTGCGCTGAGCAAACTTCCGCAAATCGTCAAGCAACAAACCGGGCAGACGCCGCAGTTGCAACAGATTCGGCTGAATCCGTTCAGTTGGGTGCTGGAGTTGCGGGAATTCTCGTTACCGGCCGGCGACGGCCAACTGCTGGCCGGGTTCGAAGCGTTACGGATCGATCTGGCGGCGTGGGAGTCGATCAAACTGGGCGGTGTAGTCGTCGACAGCATCGAGCTGTCCAAGCTGCAACTCAATATCGCCCGCCGCGCCGACGGCCGTTTTAATTTTGCCGACCTGCAGCCGGAACAGACCGAAGCAGAGGCTGTCCCGGCGGCGCCGGAGGCCGATACCGATCCGGTCAAACTGTTGATTCGTCACGCGGCAATTTCCGACGGCAAGCTCGCCTGGCTGGATGTCTCGACCGGCCAAGCCTTGGCCGAAACTCTGGTGCCGATCAATTTAATGCTGCAGGACATCAGTACTCAGGCCGAACAGGCCGGCAACGGCAAGTTGACGCTGGGCATCGAGTCCGGCGGCAGCATCGAATGGAGCGGGGATTTTAGTCTGCAACCTTTGGCTTCCAAAGGCCACCTGCAGCTCGACGCCATCGGCTTGGATAAAGTTTGGCAGTTGTTTTTGCAGCAACTGCCGATACGGATAGCGGCCGGCCGGGCCGGTCTGCGAATCGATTACGATTTAACGTCGGCCGATTCCGGAGTGGCCGTGCTATTGAATAACGGCGCGCTGGCTTTGCAGCAATTGGCCGTCGTCGAAAAAAACAGCGGCAAACCACTAATCGACCTGCCGGAGCTGGCCGTCGACGGCATCGGCGTCGATGTCGAGGGGCAGACGGTGAACGTGGCTGCTCTGACCAGCCGCAATGCGGCGATACAGGCTTGGTTGCAGGCCGACGGTAGCGTCAATTACCAAGCCTTGTTCGGCGAAGACGCCGCCGCTGCTACGGCAGGTTCGGCGCAAACTGGCGCCGGCGCTCCGGCTGCCGCCGAGTCTGGCAAGCCCTGGTCGGTTCGCTTGGGCGAACTGGCATTGCACGATTACCAAATCCATTTCACCGATTTTAGCCAAGCCAAACCCGCCGAATTCAAACTCAGCGAGTTGAATTGCAAACTGCAAAATTTCAGTTCCGATCTGGCCGGCAAGGTGCCGTTGCAATTCAGTACCCGATTGAACCAAACCGGCAGTCTGGCGTTGAACGGCGACATGCTGTTGCAACCGTTTGCGGCCGATTGGGACGTGCAAATCAAAAATCTGCAGTTAAAACCTTTCCAGCCCTATCTGGATCCGTTTTTAAAACTGGAACTGGTCGACGGCGATGTCAACCTTACCGGCAAACTGCATCTGGCCGTGGCCGAGCCGTTTCAGCTCACGTTTAACGGCGATGCCGACATCGACAATTTATTGACCCGAGACCAACTGAAAAACAAGGATTTTCTGAAGTGGTCGAATTTGGCGCTGGACGGCATTGCCATCGATTTGGCCGCGCAGGACTTTAAGCTGGCGAAAGTGTTGTTGGAACGCCCTTATGTGCGCTTTAACATCAAAAAGGACGGTACTACCAATATCGACGAGATTCTGGTCGAACCAAAAGTGGAACCGGTAAAAACTGCCAAGCCCGTTAAAACGGCCGCCAAGCCGGCCCCGGCGAAAGCCAAGGCGGATGAGCCGAGTTTAAGCATCGGCAAGATCGAAATGCGCAACGGCAAGTCCGATTTTGCCGACTATTCGTTGATCTTGCCTTTCGTCGCCGAGATGAACGGCTTGAACGGCGAAGTCCGCGGCTTTTCTTCGGATCAGGATGCCGCGGCGACGATGGCCTTGAAAGGCAAGGTTTACGACATGGCCTTGGTCGGTATCAAGGGCAAATACCAGTTCCAGAGCGGCGATTCCGATATCGCTCTGAATTTTACCCATATGCCGTTGCCGTTGATTACGCCGTATATGGCGGAATTCGCCGGCTACCGGATCGAGAAGGGCCAGATGGCGCTGGATCTGCATTACAAGATCAAGCGCGGCCAGCTCGAGGTGCAGAACAAACTGTTCATCGACCAATTGACCTTGGGCGACAAGGTCGAGAATCCGAATGCGGTGTCCTTGCCCTTGCATCTGGCGATTGCCTTGCTGAAAGATGCCGACGGCAAAATCAATCTGGATTTTCCGATTACCGGCAGCCTGGAAGATCCGCAATTCAGCGTCGGAGCGCTGGTGCGCGACGTGTTGGTCAATCTGGTTAAGAAGGTGGCAATGTCGCCGTTCAAGGCCATCGCCTCGTTGTTGAGCGACGACAAGGACTTCAGCAGCGTGCAATTTACCCCGGGTAGCGCCGAATTGGCCAAGGATCAGGCGGACAAATTGGGCGAATTGAGCAAGGCTCTACTCAGCAAGCCGGAACTGACGTTGGAAATCAAGGGCATTGCCTATCAAAACCAGGATTGGCCGGCCATGCGGTTCTCGGCGTTGCAGGACGTATTGAAAAAAATGAAATCCGGCGAACTGCGCGACCAGGGCCAGAAGATTCGCCACGAATACATTCAGCTATCCGACGACGATTACAAACGCTTGCTGGCAAAATTTTTCGCCGAAGTGTTTCCGCAGGATTTCGAGCGCAGCCTGCTTGGCAAGCCGCGCATCAAGAGCAATCCCGACGCCGATTTCTACACCTTGGCGCGCGAGCGGCTGGAAGGGATTTTTCAGCCCGACCCGCTTAAGCTCAACGATTTGGCCGTCGCCAGGGCCAACCACATCGCCCAATACGTGACCGAGTCGGGCGGCATCAGCCGGGACCGAGTTTACATTCTGGCCACCGAGTTGAGCCAGGACGAAGCCGCCGACGGCATCAGCGCGATGTTGACATTGAACGCCGCGCCGTAAAAGTCGGCCCGGCGGTGTAAGATAGGC
Above is a window of Methylomonas koyamae DNA encoding:
- a CDS encoding DUF748 domain-containing protein, which translates into the protein MPITLNRKKTLIAVAAVSAGAAAYALAGFYLLPKIALSKLPQIVKQQTGQTPQLQQIRLNPFSWVLELREFSLPAGDGQLLAGFEALRIDLAAWESIKLGGVVVDSIELSKLQLNIARRADGRFNFADLQPEQTEAEAVPAAPEADTDPVKLLIRHAAISDGKLAWLDVSTGQALAETLVPINLMLQDISTQAEQAGNGKLTLGIESGGSIEWSGDFSLQPLASKGHLQLDAIGLDKVWQLFLQQLPIRIAAGRAGLRIDYDLTSADSGVAVLLNNGALALQQLAVVEKNSGKPLIDLPELAVDGIGVDVEGQTVNVAALTSRNAAIQAWLQADGSVNYQALFGEDAAAATAGSAQTGAGAPAAAESGKPWSVRLGELALHDYQIHFTDFSQAKPAEFKLSELNCKLQNFSSDLAGKVPLQFSTRLNQTGSLALNGDMLLQPFAADWDVQIKNLQLKPFQPYLDPFLKLELVDGDVNLTGKLHLAVAEPFQLTFNGDADIDNLLTRDQLKNKDFLKWSNLALDGIAIDLAAQDFKLAKVLLERPYVRFNIKKDGTTNIDEILVEPKVEPVKTAKPVKTAAKPAPAKAKADEPSLSIGKIEMRNGKSDFADYSLILPFVAEMNGLNGEVRGFSSDQDAAATMALKGKVYDMALVGIKGKYQFQSGDSDIALNFTHMPLPLITPYMAEFAGYRIEKGQMALDLHYKIKRGQLEVQNKLFIDQLTLGDKVENPNAVSLPLHLAIALLKDADGKINLDFPITGSLEDPQFSVGALVRDVLVNLVKKVAMSPFKAIASLLSDDKDFSSVQFTPGSAELAKDQADKLGELSKALLSKPELTLEIKGIAYQNQDWPAMRFSALQDVLKKMKSGELRDQGQKIRHEYIQLSDDDYKRLLAKFFAEVFPQDFERSLLGKPRIKSNPDADFYTLARERLEGIFQPDPLKLNDLAVARANHIAQYVTESGGISRDRVYILATELSQDEAADGISAMLTLNAAP